Proteins from one Comamonas flocculans genomic window:
- a CDS encoding HigA family addiction module antitoxin, with protein MTTPHNGLPAIHPGEYLRETLDELGLTQTAFAQALGVSPMRVSHLLKGDRPVTAELALRLGRALSQSPQYWLNLQTSYDLKVAQAAMKDSLKAVRELAAV; from the coding sequence ATGACCACGCCCCACAACGGCCTGCCCGCCATTCACCCCGGCGAATACCTGCGCGAGACGCTGGACGAACTGGGCCTGACCCAGACGGCTTTTGCGCAAGCCCTGGGCGTCTCGCCCATGCGTGTATCGCACCTGCTCAAAGGGGACCGGCCCGTCACCGCCGAGCTGGCCCTGCGCCTGGGCCGCGCCCTGAGCCAATCGCCGCAGTACTGGCTGAACCTGCAAACCAGCTACGACCTGAAAGTGGCGCAGGCCGCCATGAAGGACAGCCTGAAGGCCGTGCGGGAACTGGCGGCGGTCTGA
- a CDS encoding type II toxin-antitoxin system RelE/ParE family toxin, whose protein sequence is MIESFASDETERLFATGKSRRLPPDILRRAVMRLAQLDAAVTVDDLRQPPSNRLEALGGDRAGQWSIRINNQWRVCFRFDRGHAQEVEIVDYH, encoded by the coding sequence ATGATCGAGAGCTTCGCCAGCGACGAAACCGAGCGCCTGTTTGCCACCGGCAAGTCGCGGCGGTTGCCCCCTGACATCCTGCGGCGCGCGGTGATGCGGCTGGCCCAACTGGATGCCGCCGTGACGGTGGACGATCTGCGCCAGCCGCCGTCCAACCGGCTGGAAGCGCTGGGCGGTGACCGCGCAGGGCAATGGAGCATTCGCATCAACAACCAATGGCGCGTGTGCTTCCGGTTCGACCGGGGCCATGCACAGGAAGTTGAAATCGTCGATTACCACTGA